One region of Hoeflea sp. 108 genomic DNA includes:
- a CDS encoding MFS transporter produces MDHQEPKPTPSLVALPGTTAEAGSSTFAMFVALSALSVLPVNIIAPSLPNIAREFGADASVINLAVAGYAFVTAFVGLISGGLLDRFGRPPVARVSISLFVAASVGCAVATDITTFLLCRAAQAAIAACFSVALVGIKSTSSAETGASRMGYAAMVWAIAPMVGPTLGGTLDALFGWRSIFLGLAAAGLFVLLLPGHGLRERPAVADRSGYLGAYKLLLRSARFWAYVLCMTFSMGTLYIFLAGAPLAIGGSSAVLGLYMGLVPAGFICGSFLAGRIGARFARGRILVLARTLTCLGLLACLGLAAIAASHPLAFFVPCMFIGVGNGLTMPTANMGVMSIRQDLPGTAAGLSAAMSIGGGALVVSLAGLFFEGHGAIAALATTMLASALLALLAAVIAAWLDRDDRPNA; encoded by the coding sequence ATGGATCACCAGGAACCCAAGCCCACGCCGAGCCTTGTTGCGCTGCCAGGAACGACTGCTGAGGCCGGGTCATCGACCTTTGCGATGTTCGTGGCGCTGTCGGCGCTCTCGGTGCTGCCGGTCAACATCATCGCTCCCTCGCTGCCCAACATCGCTCGGGAGTTCGGGGCCGATGCTTCCGTCATCAACCTCGCCGTCGCAGGATATGCATTCGTCACCGCCTTTGTCGGGCTGATCTCCGGCGGCCTTCTTGATCGCTTCGGACGGCCGCCGGTGGCACGGGTGTCGATCTCGCTTTTCGTCGCGGCGTCTGTTGGATGTGCGGTTGCGACCGACATCACCACGTTCCTGCTGTGCCGTGCCGCACAGGCGGCCATTGCTGCCTGCTTTTCGGTGGCGCTTGTCGGGATCAAGTCGACGTCGAGCGCCGAGACCGGGGCCAGCCGGATGGGCTATGCTGCCATGGTGTGGGCGATCGCGCCGATGGTCGGTCCGACACTCGGCGGCACTTTGGACGCGTTGTTCGGCTGGCGGTCGATCTTCCTTGGCCTCGCCGCTGCCGGTCTTTTTGTTCTCCTGCTACCCGGGCATGGGTTGCGGGAAAGGCCTGCAGTGGCTGATCGATCTGGATATCTCGGCGCGTACAAGCTGCTTCTGCGCAGCGCAAGATTCTGGGCCTATGTGCTGTGCATGACGTTCTCGATGGGAACGTTGTACATCTTCCTTGCCGGTGCTCCGCTGGCCATCGGCGGATCGAGCGCGGTGCTCGGACTGTATATGGGGCTGGTCCCTGCCGGCTTCATTTGCGGCAGCTTTCTGGCCGGGCGTATCGGCGCAAGGTTTGCCCGAGGCCGGATCCTTGTCCTGGCTCGGACGCTGACATGTCTGGGACTGCTGGCCTGTCTCGGACTGGCGGCGATTGCCGCATCCCACCCGCTGGCGTTCTTCGTGCCTTGCATGTTCATCGGCGTGGGCAACGGATTGACGATGCCCACGGCCAACATGGGCGTGATGTCAATTCGGCAGGACTTGCCCGGAACAGCCGCCGGCCTGTCGGCGGCCATGTCCATTGGCGGCGGTGCACTCGTCGTGTCGCTCGCTGGCCTGTTCTTTGAGGGGCATGGCGCCATCGCAGCACTTGCAACGACGATGCTGGCGTCTGCACTGCTGGCGCTGCTTGCGGCGGTCATCGCGGCCTGGCTGGACAGGGATGATCGCCCGAACGCATGA
- a CDS encoding GNAT family N-acetyltransferase: MIVIRRARVEDRDALGALKLRSSLAWGDHVEELQAMPEASEVPAAHLPHVVVAELGGETIGFVTVLAGKNAARAELEDLFVAPEAWRKGIGSLLVAEAERRAKALGAQTLDVVAGQRARPFYEASGFRFAGTVQTDIAPAVRLRKDLP; encoded by the coding sequence ATGATCGTCATCCGGCGCGCTCGGGTCGAGGACAGGGACGCCCTCGGCGCGCTCAAGCTGCGGTCTTCGCTGGCCTGGGGAGACCATGTCGAGGAATTGCAGGCAATGCCGGAGGCGAGCGAAGTTCCGGCCGCGCACCTGCCGCATGTCGTGGTAGCCGAACTGGGCGGAGAGACCATCGGCTTCGTGACTGTCCTTGCCGGCAAAAATGCCGCCCGAGCTGAACTGGAAGATCTCTTCGTCGCGCCGGAAGCATGGCGGAAAGGGATTGGCAGTTTGCTCGTCGCCGAAGCCGAGCGCCGCGCCAAGGCGCTCGGAGCGCAAACGCTCGACGTCGTTGCCGGACAGCGGGCGCGCCCGTTCTACGAGGCCTCAGGCTTCCGCTTTGCCGGGACCGTGCAGACCGACATCGCACCCGCTGTCCGGTTGCGAAAGGATCTTCCCTAG
- a CDS encoding SRPBCC domain-containing protein, producing the protein MTETMDTTRSVVVERDFPYPPEKLWRALTQPHLIAEWLMNNDFSPVAGRRFTLSADWGQVDCEVETVEENRTLSYRWDTKDLRSIVTWTLAPTASGTSLRMEQRGFTSAQKAYFQGASVGWPRFFDQLVNVIARFD; encoded by the coding sequence ATGACCGAAACAATGGACACCACGCGCTCGGTCGTGGTCGAGCGCGATTTCCCCTATCCGCCCGAAAAACTCTGGCGCGCGCTGACCCAGCCCCATCTCATTGCCGAATGGCTGATGAACAACGACTTCAGCCCGGTGGCCGGCCGCCGCTTCACGCTCTCCGCCGACTGGGGCCAGGTCGACTGCGAGGTTGAGACGGTCGAAGAGAACCGCACCCTGTCCTATCGCTGGGACACCAAGGACCTCCGGAGCATCGTTACCTGGACATTGGCCCCCACCGCGTCGGGCACCAGCCTGCGCATGGAGCAGCGTGGTTTCACCTCCGCCCAGAAGGCCTACTTCCAGGGTGCGTCTGTCGGCTGGCCGCGCTTCTTCGACCAGCTGGTCAATGTCATAGCCAGGTTCGATTGA
- a CDS encoding tetratricopeptide repeat protein translates to MSIFEFAGHTLDLRQGTLRNGAAELRLRPKSLCLLTYFVTNPGRVIDKHELIEVVWPNVIVSDDSLSQCLKDIRMVLGPQAEGLIRTVPRRGYILDAARLTSRSGDTALPDLSPADRPSIAVLPFDNSGPDQQWFSDGIAEDITTALAKSRKLRVVSKNYSFAFKGHAVRGDQIARELGVRYLLEGSVRLSGQRVRVSTRLLEGATGELLWAERFDRELANVFAIQDEITEAVVGHLELELLPEERQAIHQARTANVEAYHCELHGRQLALALTKSRLILARRMFARAAELDPSYARAHAGLVICDCYLRDWHGGGSIPADAILAIADKALELDPGLPEAHTAKGFALFCNENYTQADQSYRQALAIDPNSYDANFFFASTMARFRNDREQMVSLFKLASRLRPDDYVSPMMIAAFVERDDPERLEWAGVCFERAQRATALYPEDAAPLHRGALALTYLGNREKAHAWLTRALAIEPDEFIAQVNAACIHALSGEVEQALDYLEKAGRKVPQNTIDMLRSDADFDALRDHPRFAQVLRPRIS, encoded by the coding sequence ATGTCGATTTTCGAATTCGCAGGTCACACGCTCGATCTCAGGCAAGGCACGCTGCGAAACGGCGCTGCCGAACTCAGACTGCGCCCAAAATCCCTCTGCCTGCTCACCTACTTTGTCACCAACCCCGGCAGGGTCATCGACAAGCACGAGCTGATCGAGGTCGTCTGGCCGAATGTCATCGTTTCGGACGACTCGCTTAGCCAATGCCTGAAGGACATCCGCATGGTCCTAGGGCCGCAAGCGGAAGGTCTGATCCGCACCGTGCCACGACGCGGCTACATCCTCGATGCGGCGCGCCTCACGTCCCGCTCAGGCGACACCGCACTTCCGGATCTCTCGCCGGCCGACAGACCTTCGATCGCCGTTCTGCCGTTCGACAACTCCGGTCCCGACCAGCAATGGTTCTCCGACGGAATCGCCGAGGACATCACGACCGCGCTCGCCAAAAGCCGGAAGCTCAGGGTCGTCTCGAAGAACTACAGCTTCGCCTTCAAGGGGCACGCCGTCAGGGGCGACCAGATCGCCCGCGAACTCGGGGTCCGCTACCTCCTCGAGGGAAGCGTTCGTCTCTCGGGCCAGCGCGTCCGCGTCTCCACGCGCCTGCTCGAGGGCGCGACCGGGGAATTGCTCTGGGCAGAGCGCTTCGACCGTGAGCTTGCCAACGTCTTCGCTATCCAGGACGAGATCACCGAAGCCGTCGTCGGGCACCTGGAACTCGAACTGCTGCCGGAGGAGAGGCAGGCCATTCACCAGGCCCGTACCGCCAATGTCGAGGCCTATCACTGCGAGCTTCACGGCCGACAGCTGGCGCTGGCACTGACGAAATCACGCCTCATCCTGGCCCGGCGCATGTTCGCCCGGGCGGCCGAGCTTGATCCCTCCTATGCCCGCGCCCATGCCGGTCTGGTCATCTGCGACTGCTATCTGCGCGACTGGCATGGCGGCGGCAGCATCCCGGCGGATGCCATCCTGGCTATTGCCGACAAGGCGCTGGAGCTCGATCCCGGTCTGCCGGAAGCGCATACGGCCAAGGGCTTTGCGTTGTTCTGCAACGAAAACTACACCCAAGCCGACCAGTCTTACCGGCAGGCGCTGGCGATCGACCCCAATTCCTACGACGCCAATTTCTTCTTCGCCTCGACCATGGCACGTTTCCGCAACGATCGGGAGCAAATGGTCTCGCTGTTCAAGCTGGCCTCCCGGCTCCGACCGGACGACTATGTGTCGCCGATGATGATCGCCGCCTTCGTCGAACGGGACGATCCGGAACGGCTGGAGTGGGCAGGTGTCTGTTTCGAGCGAGCCCAACGTGCCACGGCCCTCTATCCCGAAGATGCTGCGCCGCTGCATCGCGGCGCCCTGGCGCTTACCTATCTGGGCAACAGGGAAAAGGCGCACGCCTGGCTGACGCGAGCGCTGGCAATCGAACCCGACGAGTTCATTGCCCAGGTCAACGCAGCCTGCATTCACGCTTTGTCGGGCGAGGTCGAACAGGCGCTGGACTACCTCGAAAAGGCCGGCAGGAAAGTCCCGCAGAACACCATCGACATGCTGCGCAGCGACGCCGATTTCGACGCCCTGCGTGATCATCCGCGTTTTGCGCAGGTGCTCCGCCCCAGGATTTCCTGA
- a CDS encoding metalloregulator ArsR/SmtB family transcription factor yields MTEPQDAIFRALSDPTRRGLFERLCRNGDTTVVGLLAEAGVSQPVVSKHLKILKTAGLVRDRHEGRYTYYSVERDALKTLIDWTSEMSGFWTDRFDDLENLLRRMDQ; encoded by the coding sequence ATGACGGAACCTCAGGACGCGATTTTTCGCGCGCTTTCCGATCCGACGCGCCGCGGCCTGTTCGAGCGCCTTTGCCGCAATGGAGACACCACCGTCGTGGGCCTGCTGGCCGAGGCAGGCGTCTCGCAACCCGTGGTCTCCAAGCACCTCAAGATCCTGAAGACGGCTGGGCTGGTGCGCGACCGGCATGAGGGCCGCTACACCTATTACAGCGTCGAGCGCGATGCGCTGAAGACGCTGATCGACTGGACATCAGAGATGTCGGGCTTCTGGACCGACCGCTTCGACGATCTCGAAAATTTGCTCAGGAGGATGGACCAATGA
- a CDS encoding DUF1801 domain-containing protein, which translates to MAKDAAPKLLSGGNPQISKGYGDAVVQSYIDAMPGWKQDIGRRIDTLVTEAVPGVIKAVKWNSPFYGTEKDLWFLGFHCLTKYVKVAFFKGAQLSPPPPGTSKQADVRYLDIYEDKPFDEAQFYDWVRQARALPGEKM; encoded by the coding sequence ATGGCCAAGGATGCGGCGCCCAAACTGCTGTCGGGCGGCAACCCGCAGATATCAAAGGGTTACGGCGATGCCGTCGTCCAGTCCTACATCGACGCCATGCCCGGATGGAAACAGGATATCGGGCGGCGCATCGACACCCTCGTCACCGAGGCGGTGCCCGGCGTGATCAAGGCGGTGAAGTGGAACTCGCCCTTCTACGGCACCGAAAAGGACCTCTGGTTCCTCGGCTTCCACTGCCTGACGAAATACGTCAAGGTCGCGTTCTTCAAAGGCGCGCAGCTCTCGCCGCCGCCGCCCGGCACGTCGAAGCAGGCCGACGTGCGTTATCTTGATATCTACGAGGACAAGCCGTTCGACGAGGCCCAGTTCTACGACTGGGTCAGGCAGGCCAGAGCCTTGCCTGGCGAAAAGATGTGA
- a CDS encoding VOC family protein yields the protein MAKNTICLWYDKDAEAAARFYATVFPNSKVHAVHRAPGDYPSGKEGDVLTVEFTVAGIPCLGLNGGPAFEHDEAFSFQIATDDQEETDRYWNAIVGNGGRESACGWCKDKWGVNWQITPRVLTEAMAAGGGEAKRAFAAMMDMKKIDVAAIEAARRG from the coding sequence ATCGCCAAGAACACGATCTGCCTGTGGTACGACAAGGACGCAGAAGCCGCGGCGCGTTTCTACGCAACGGTGTTCCCCAACAGTAAGGTACATGCCGTCCATCGCGCGCCGGGCGACTATCCCTCGGGCAAGGAAGGCGACGTGCTGACGGTCGAATTCACTGTCGCAGGCATCCCCTGCCTCGGCCTCAATGGCGGGCCCGCCTTCGAGCACGACGAGGCTTTTTCGTTCCAGATCGCCACCGACGACCAGGAGGAGACCGACCGCTACTGGAACGCCATCGTCGGCAATGGCGGGCGAGAAAGCGCCTGCGGCTGGTGCAAGGACAAGTGGGGCGTCAACTGGCAGATCACGCCGCGCGTGCTGACCGAGGCCATGGCTGCCGGCGGCGGTGAGGCCAAGCGCGCCTTTGCAGCGATGATGGACATGAAGAAGATCGATGTCGCCGCGATCGAGGCGGCCCGGCGCGGGTGA